A window from Cryptomeria japonica chromosome 1, Sugi_1.0, whole genome shotgun sequence encodes these proteins:
- the LOC131026708 gene encoding probable LRR receptor-like serine/threonine-protein kinase At5g48740 has translation MIATENMSHKIGEGGFGSVYFGKLQNGKDVAVKLLSSLSKQGATEFLNEIDLLSRLNHRNLVSLLGYCNDFKQQMLVYEHMPCGSLKDHLHGSLANSSTLDWKTRLRVALDAAEGLEYLHVSCTPKIVHRDVKSSNILLDSRLRAKVADFGLSKMIGDDNTSHVTTTIKGSVGYLDPEYFRTSKLTEKSDVYSFGVVLLEIICGRKPIDAERSEEELSLIKWVLLYVAANEEPERQLTDILDKRMHLSKNDFKSFNDLLDLSIKCIQSEASKRPTISEIVTHLREALISVVSDDTTEENVQSFSFAEYSCSLIHAGR, from the exons ATGATAGCTACAGAGAATATGAGCCACAAGATTGGCGAAGGTGGTTTTGGAAGTGTCTACTTCGGTAAATTGCAGAATGGTAAAGACGTGGCTGTAAAGCTTCTATCGTCCTTATCTAAACAAGGAGCAACCGAGTTCTTGAACGAG ATCGATCTGCTGTCTCGATTGAATCACAGGAACTTGGTGTCCTTGCTTGGCTATTGCAATGACTTCAAACAACAAATGCTTGTTTATGAGCACATGCCCTGCGGATCACTTAAAGACCACCTCCATG GTTCCTTGGCCAACTCTTCTACACTGGATTGGAAAACCAGGCTTCGAGTAGCTTTAGATGCAGCAGAAG GATTGGAATATCTGCATGTAAGCTGCACACCGAAAATCGTTCACAGGGACGTGAAGAGCTCAAATATCCTGCTGGACTCCAGACTACGGGCAAAAGTAGCAGATTTCGGCCTTTCAAAAATGATTGGTGATGACAATACATCTCATGTGACCACGACCATAAAGGGATCGGTTGGATACTTAGATCCAGA GTATTTTCGTACGAGCAAGTTGACAGAGAAAAGTGACGTATACAGCTTTGGAGTGGTTTTACTGGAGATCATATGCGGCAGAAAGCCGATAGACGCAGAACGATCCGAAGAAGAACTCAGCCTTATCAAATGG GTCCTGCTTTATGTGGCGGCGAATGAAGAACCCGAGCGTCAATTGACAGACATTCTAGATAAAAGGATGCACCTATCCAAAAATGACTTCAAATCCTTTAATGATCTATTGGACTTGTCAATAAAATGCATTCAGAGCGAGGCATCCAAAAGACCAACGATTAGTGAGATTGTGACACATCTAAGAGAGGCTCTGATTTCAGTAGTATCGGATGACACGACTGAAGAAAATGTGCAGTCTTTCAGCTTTGCAGAATATAGTTGCAGCTTAATCCATGCTGGTAGGTGA
- the LOC131028293 gene encoding probable LRR receptor-like serine/threonine-protein kinase At2g23950 has product MVSCNGVMNVVTVQLVRFYQLKEILVSKAGYRILVLVLNGLESDAIKGFHDLSGRNLSGTVPKGMSQITELRSISLQNNNLSGTLPDLCSLTKLEIIRLENNYLTGIIPDCLSQLSNLKQLYVSYFAAISC; this is encoded by the exons ATGGTTTCCTGTAACGGAGTCATGAACGTTGTTACGGTGCAGTTGGTGCGCTTTTATCAATTAAAAGAAATTTTAGTATCAAAAGCTGGATATCGGATCCTTGTTTTGGTATTGAATGGACTGGAATCAGATGCAATAAAGGGCTTCCA CGATTTGTCCGGGAGGAATCTGTCTGGAACTGTACCAAAAGGGATGAGCCAAATAACTGAATTGAGAAGCAT TTCTCTTCAGAACAATAATTTATCAGGAACATTGCCAGACTTGTGCAGCTTAACCAAATTGGAGATAAT ACGTCTTGAAAACAACTACTTGACAGGAATCATCCCAGATTGTCTGTCACAATTGAGTAACTTAAAACAACTGTACGTTTCATATTTTGCAGCAATTTCATGCTAG